The Streptomyces laurentii region GGAGGGCGCGCGCGGCGCGGACGTGGACGGGGTGCGGGTGCACTCCGTACGCCTGCGGGGCCTGCTGGCCCACCAGGAGGTGCTGCTCGGCGGCGAGGGCGAGACCCTCACCGTGCGGCACGACTCGCTGCACCACTCCAGCTTCATGCCGGGCATCCTCCTGGGCGCCCGCCGCGTGACCGCCGTCCCGGGCCTCACCTTCGGCCTGGAACACTTCCTGGACCTGGGCTGACGGCCATGGGCGGAAAGATCACGTACGTCTTCCTGGCCACCGTCCTCGTCCTCGTCTTCGGTGTGGTGGGGATGGAAGGGGTCCTGCTCCTGCTGACCGGGGAGCCCGCGGCCATGGGCATGGGCGCCATAGCGTTCCTGCTGCCGGTGGTCGGGGCCTGGTTCCTGTGGAAGAACACCGGCTTCGCGCGCCGGGCCAACCGGCTGGCGGCGGAGCTGGAGGCCGAGGGCGGTCTGCCGGTCGACGAGCTGAAGCGGACGGAGGGCGGCCGGATCGACCGCGACTCGGCCGACGAGGTGTTCGCCCGGCGCAAGGCCGAGACGGAGGACACACCGGAGGACTGGCGCTGCTGGTTCCGGCTGGCGGTGGCCTACCACGACGCCCGCGACACCCCGCGGGCCCGCAAGGCCATGCAGCGGGCGATCACCCTGCACGACGCGGCGTAGGCCGCGTCCGCGGACAGGGCTCAGCGCGTCCGCGGACACGCGAAGGGGGCCCGGCATCGCGCCGGGCCCCCTTCGCGTGTCCTACGGCGTCAGCGGGCAGCGCCGGCGCCCGCGTACTCCGCGTGCCAGGCCTCGACCGTGTCGGCGGCGCGGTCGAACGCCTCGACCCGGGAGAGGAAGTCCGCGTTGTGGTCGGTGAGCAGCGCGGCCGGCTCGCCGCCGTGCCGGACGACGACGAGGGCCTGGCCCTGGACCGTACGGGGCAGACCCAGCCAGCGCACCGGCTGCTGCGCGGTGCGGACGGCGCTGGTCTGCCGCCACGGCATGGTCTTGGTGGTGAAGAAGGCGACGTGCCGCAGCCCGGCCTTGCTCACCCAGACGCCTGTGCGCAGCGAGCGCAGGGCGGCGCCGATGATCAGGGCCGCGAAGCCGAAGGTGAGCAGGGCTCCGCCGGTCCCTCCCGCGGCGGCGATGACGACGGCCGCGAGCAGCACGAACGAGGCGAGCAGCAGCGCGAGCGCGGCGAGCCCCACCCGCCACGGGCCGGGCCGGTACGGACGGCGCCACTGATCGTGGTCGTCGAACGGCAGCGCGATGTCGTCCGTGTCAAAAGCACGGTCGGCCGTCAGGAAGGGCAGGGGCACGACAGGTCCTCACTCACAAGCACGTTCGGTGGCTGTGCCCGGTGAGGCTACCTCAGCGGCCGTCGGAAGCCTCGGACTGCTGCCGGCCCCCGCCCGCGTCCCCGGACTGGAGGGACGGCATGCCGAAGACGAGGGCACCGACGAGACCGGCGACGAGGGTCAGCCCGAGCAGCGTACGGCCGACGAGCTGGGACGCGGTGGGACGCTCCCGGGGCGGGGGAGTGACGTTACTGCGGAAGTCGTCGTTCTCCGCGACGAACGCGAACGGTACGGCCTCTCGCCGGGGCGACATCAGCACTCTCCTTGACTCCGGGTCCGCGTCGACGGGGGGTCTCGACGTCTCGACGGGTCCTGCGCGGCAGGTCTTCACCTGTACAGACGAGCGAATCGGTGCTTTGGTGCCCTTTTTCATCAAACCGGCCGAATCTCGTTCTCGAGAAGGACGTCGATACAGTGGACGACCGCAGCCCCCCTCTGCGCCAGCCCGACCGGAAGGACCCCAGGTGACCGACACCCCCCCAGAGAACATGAAGATCGAGTTCCGGAGCGACGTCACCGTTGAGCTGGTCAAGAGCGCCGCGGCCGACTCCGACGTCCTGTGGGCGGCGCGGGTGTCCACCGCGGGCGAGCAGTCCCTCGAGGAGCTCCAGAAGGACCCGGAGCGCTCCAGGGGCCTGATCAACTACCTGATGCGGGACCGGCACGGCAGCCCGTTCGAGCACAACTCGATGACGTTCTTCATCAGCGCCCCGATCTTCGTGTTCCGCGAGTTCATGCGGCATCGGGTCGGCTGGTCCTACAACGAGGAATCGGGCCGCTACAGGGAGCTCCAGCCGGTCTTCTACGTCCCCGGCACGGACCGCAAGCTGGTCCAGGAGGGCCGCCCGGGCAAGTACGTCTTCGTCGAGGGCACCGAGGCTCAGCACGACCTCGCCGCCCGCGCCATGGAGGACTCGTACCGCCAGGCGTACGACACGTACCAGGAGATGCTGGCCGCCGGCATCGCCCGCGAGGTGGCCCGCTCGGTCCTCCCGGTGGGCCTGTTCTCCTCGATGTACGCCACCTGCAACGCCCGCTCGCTGATGCACTTCCTCGGCCTGCGCACCCAGCACGAGCTGGCGGCGGTGCCGTCCTTCCCGCAGCGGGAGATCGAGATGGTCGGCGAGAAGATGGAGGAGCACTGGGCCCGGCTGATGCCGCTGACCCATGCCGCCTTCAACAAGAACGGCCGTGTGGCCCCGTAACGCACGCACATCCGATCAGGCCGGCGAAGTGTCCGTATTGCGACGTTTCGTGAAGTTCATCTAGGCTGATCAAACGGACCCGGCACTGCTTGAACCCCCGAGCAGGCAGTGCCGGGCTCCCTTTATCGCGTCCCCCGAGGGGGCATCCGGCGCTGAGCAGCGAGTAGCGTGTTACCCATGGCTCCGATCTCCACTCCGCAGACCCCCTTCGGGCGGGTCCTCACCGCCATGGTCACGCCGTTCACGGCGGACGGCGCACTCGACCTCGACGGCGCCCAGCGACTCGCCACCCATCTCGTCGACGCGGGCAACGACGGCCTGATCGTCAACGGCACCACCGGCGAGTCCCCGACCACCACCGACGCGGAGAAATCGCAGCTCGTACGGGCCGTCCTGGAGGCGGTCGGCGACCGTGCCCACGTCGTCGCGGGCATCGGCACCAACGACACCCGGCACACCCTGGAGCTCACCCGCGCGGCGGAGCGCGCCGGCGCGCACGGTCTGCTCGCCGTCACGCCGTACTACAACAAGCCCCCGCAGGAGGGCCTGTACCGGCACTTCTCGGCCATCGCCGACGCCACCGAGCTGCCCGTGATGCTCTACGACATCCCCGGCCGCAGCGGCGTCCCGATCGACACCGAGACGCTCGTCCGTCTGGCCGAGCACCCGCGCGTCGTCGCCAACAAGGACGCCAAGGGCGACCTCGGCCGGGCCAGCTGGGCCATCGCCCGCAGCGGCCTCGCCTGGTACTCCGGCGACGACATGCTCAACCTGCCGCTGCTCTCCGTGGGCGCCTGCGGCTTCGTCTCCGTGGTCGGCCACGTCGTCGCCCCGGAGCTGCGCGCCATGCTCGAAGCCTTCCTGGCCGGCGACGTCCAGAAGTCCACCGAGATCCACCAGCGGCTGCTGCCGGTCTTCACCGGCATGTTCCGCACGCAGGGCGTCATGACCACCAAGGCCGCCCTCGCCCTCCAGGGCCTCCCGGCCGGACCGCTGCGGCTGCCCCTCGTCGGCCTGACCGACGAG contains the following coding sequences:
- a CDS encoding hypothetical protein (Hypothetical protein XNR_1125 [Streptomyces albus J1074];~identified by MetaGeneAnnotator; putative): MSPRREAVPFAFVAENDDFRSNVTPPPRERPTASQLVGRTLLGLTLVAGLVGALVFGMPSLQSGDAGGGRQQSEASDGR
- a CDS encoding tetratricopeptide repeat domain-containing protein (identified by MetaGeneAnnotator; putative;~tetratricopeptide repeat domain-containing protein [Streptomyces griseoflavus Tu4000]), which translates into the protein MGGKITYVFLATVLVLVFGVVGMEGVLLLLTGEPAAMGMGAIAFLLPVVGAWFLWKNTGFARRANRLAAELEAEGGLPVDELKRTEGGRIDRDSADEVFARRKAETEDTPEDWRCWFRLAVAYHDARDTPRARKAMQRAITLHDAA
- a CDS encoding thymidylate synthase, flavin-dependent (Thymidylate synthase complementing protein; cl03630;~identified by MetaGeneAnnotator; putative;~thymidylate synthase, flavin-dependent [Streptomyces viridochromogenes DSM40736]); the protein is MTDTPPENMKIEFRSDVTVELVKSAAADSDVLWAARVSTAGEQSLEELQKDPERSRGLINYLMRDRHGSPFEHNSMTFFISAPIFVFREFMRHRVGWSYNEESGRYRELQPVFYVPGTDRKLVQEGRPGKYVFVEGTEAQHDLAARAMEDSYRQAYDTYQEMLAAGIAREVARSVLPVGLFSSMYATCNARSLMHFLGLRTQHELAAVPSFPQREIEMVGEKMEEHWARLMPLTHAAFNKNGRVAP
- a CDS encoding hypothetical protein (Hypothetical protein XNR_1126 [Streptomyces albus J1074];~identified by MetaGeneAnnotator; putative), translated to MPLPFLTADRAFDTDDIALPFDDHDQWRRPYRPGPWRVGLAALALLLASFVLLAAVVIAAAGGTGGALLTFGFAALIIGAALRSLRTGVWVSKAGLRHVAFFTTKTMPWRQTSAVRTAQQPVRWLGLPRTVQGQALVVVRHGGEPAALLTDHNADFLSRVEAFDRAADTVEAWHAEYAGAGAAR
- a CDS encoding dihydrodipicolinate synthase (Dihydrodipicolinate synthase (DHDPS); cd00950;~Dihydrodipicolinate synthase/N-acetylneuraminate lyase [Aminoacid transportand metabolism / Cell envelope biogenesis, outer membrane]; COG0329;~catalytic residue [active];~dihydrodipicolinate synthase [Streptomyces cattleya NRRL 8057 = DSM46488];~dimer interface [polypeptide binding];~identified by MetaGeneAnnotator; putative) encodes the protein MAPISTPQTPFGRVLTAMVTPFTADGALDLDGAQRLATHLVDAGNDGLIVNGTTGESPTTTDAEKSQLVRAVLEAVGDRAHVVAGIGTNDTRHTLELTRAAERAGAHGLLAVTPYYNKPPQEGLYRHFSAIADATELPVMLYDIPGRSGVPIDTETLVRLAEHPRVVANKDAKGDLGRASWAIARSGLAWYSGDDMLNLPLLSVGACGFVSVVGHVVAPELRAMLEAFLAGDVQKSTEIHQRLLPVFTGMFRTQGVMTTKAALALQGLPAGPLRLPLVGLTDEETAQLKVDLAAGGVQL